A section of the Telopea speciosissima isolate NSW1024214 ecotype Mountain lineage chromosome 3, Tspe_v1, whole genome shotgun sequence genome encodes:
- the LOC122653663 gene encoding protein disulfide isomerase pTAC5, chloroplastic, translating to MESVLPLRLQPPPRPSLLPRFHCPAKLNFSGFQLHRTSPYLLLRGSPISATNSSSSSNPSNWEREEIRWLREEQRWLREEQRWIGEEARWDLERESLLREIADLKLRIQALERENSVQGASVAETVANMASLLQVLKDADLKLKSARVNQITESGTGPAPMLLESESEEVKEMVVEEIRMLESNKEGKVETKKVKRKSLRKGSEGEDVRAMQEALSKLGFYSGEEDIEYSSFSSGTERAVKTWQATLGGVEDGIMTAELLERLYMEQAIANTGFKVNKNQQEVPATMPKQDGGNGAAVSSMTEFSEIQQTVVKESGTTEVEVSQHRVFLLGENRWEEPSRLVGKGKKVGGSTTSAVVTKCPTCRGEGHLLCMECDGTGEPNIEPQFMEWVDEGANCPYCEGRGYSICDTCDGKG from the exons ATGGAATCTGTTCTTCCTCTCCGTCTTCAACCTCCACCAAGACCTTCACTGCTACCGAGATTTCACTGCCCTGCAAAGCTTAACTTCTCCGGATTTCAACTCCACAGAACCTCACCATATCTTCTTCTCAGGGGATCTCCAATTTCCGCCACcaattcctcctcttcttcgaATCCTTCcaattgggagagagaagagatacgATGGCTGAGAGAAGAGCAGAGGTGGCTCCGTGAAGAACAACGGTGGATCGGCGAAGAAGCTCGTTGGGATTTGGAGCGCGAGTCGCTACTCCGCGAAATCGCCGATCTAAAGCTCCGGATTCAAGCCTTGGAGCGCGAGAATTCGGTGCAAGGAGCTTCTGTCGCTGAAACTGTCGCCAATATGGCCTCTCTGTTACAGGTATTGAAGGACGCTGATCTGAAGTTGAAATCGGCCAGAGTGAATCAGATTACGGAGAGTGGTACTGGTCCGGCTCCCATGCTTTTGGAATCGGAGAGCGAGGAGGTGAAGGAGATGGTTGTTGAAGAAATTAGGATGTTGGAGAGCAACAAAGAAGGGAAAGTGGAGACAAAGAAGGTGAAGAGGAAATCACTGAGAAAGGGCTCGGAAGGAGAAGACGTTCGAGCAATGCAG GAAGCATTGTCAAAATTGGGATTTTATTCTGGTGAGGAAGACATAGAGTATTCCAGCTTTTCAAGTGGGACTGAACGTGCTGTAAAAACCTGGCAA GCCACATTAGGTGGAGTTGAAGATGGAATAATGACTGcagagctcttggagaggttaTACATGGAACAAGCAATTGCGAATACTGGcttcaaagtaaacaaaaatcaGCAAGAAGTGCCTGCTACTATGCCCAAGCAG GATGGTGGTAATGGAGCTGCAGTATCTTCTATGACGGAATTCTCTGAGATTCAGCAGACTGTTGTGAAAGAGAGTGGTACCACAGAGGTTGAAGTATCTCAACATAGAGTCTTCCTTCTTGGGGAGAACAGATGGGAAGAGCCATCTAGGCTTGTGGGGAAGGGCAAAAAAGTTGGAGGAAGCACAACCAGTGCCGTCGTAACAAAATGCCCTACTTGTCGTGGGGAGGGACACCTATTGTGCATGG AATGTGATGGAACAGGTGAACCCAACATAGAACCACAG TTTATGGAATGGGTAGATGAAGGAGCAAATTGTCCATACTGTGAAGGGCGTGGGTATTCTATCTGTGATACATGCGATGGGAAAGGATGA